A window of Chloroflexota bacterium genomic DNA:
CGCTCATACGTGGTGTACCTGTGACCGCAATTCCCACACTCACGACGGCGGCGAATGCTCATTTCTTCCGGTCGACTGTCAACCACTCGGGTATCATGCTTGGCGCACTGTGGGCATCGCATGGGCATACCTCCGCCGTCTTTTGACGACTCGTCCGTGCAAACGGGACGTCCGAGCAAACAAACTCAACCGTGCCGAGCACCAAAGCACTCTAGCACTAATACAGTCAACACTATAGCACACTATGTAGTTTCCATAAAGTCTTAAACATGCAAGATGTTGTCAGGAGCGTGGTGAGAGGATGTAGTCTGGGTTCGTCGTCAATGTCTCACAAGACACGTCGACGTTTTCGCGGGCATTGATGACGTATGTACGACTCTCTCCGATTACGGTCCGCTTCAAAAGACCGCGCTCGCGGAACACCGGCTCCATGTTGCCAAGATGCCGAGTAATCCCGCGATCGAAGCAGTCGTAGCGACGGGCAGTTACGGTGCGGCTGCGGCCGTCTGCGTCTACTACAACTGCGTCTTCAATCGTTGCGAAGCCCAAGTAAGCGGGACGCGCGATCTCCTCAGCGCAGTGAAAGACCGTATTCGAGCCGAGCGACGCACCAAAGAAAACGACCTTGCCGCCAAGCTCGTAAAGGCGGAAGTATGGTGAATCCGGGCCACAGGGAGTATCGCGATGATCGGCAGTCAGGTAGGCCGCATCGGGTCCAATGGCGGCGGCTGAAGAGACGGGATGTCGGCTGCGCAGCGCGTTCTTCCGCTGGCGAAACGTCTCGGTGATCAGACCGGACGATGATGGCGAATTTCTCACTGAGAAGCGATGCGGCAAGGACTTCAGGACTGAGAAGGTCAACGTAGGCACAAGGACCGTGCCGCCGTCGCCAACCGTCTCCAGGAGCGCATCGATAACTGTATTGGCGCCGCCTTGCACGTAACCGAAGCTGCGCAGCGAACTGTGGACAAGAAGCAGGTCGCCGGTCATGATGCCAAGCTCTTTAAGTCCCGCGCGAATGTCACTTTTATCAACGGTCATAGTTTATTTTCTCTCTGGGTGGACTGCTTCCGTCCCTGAACGATTGGCCCGGTTCCGAGCCAAACGTGGTTGCTCTGGCGGCGCATGGCAGGAATCGGCTCCCGAAGACCTGATTGCGATGCAGATCGGTTGCCGGATTCCCGACTGTGTTCTCGCAATGCATCCCGTTCGTGCAAGCTTTGGCGTCAGGATGGCGAGAGCTGTTCCCCAATAGACAGTCTCGCAGGAGCAGAGGAACCCGCAAGCCGGCAATGTAATATTCCTTACCGTAAGCGGAAGACTCTTATACAATTCTTAAGGTTGTCTAGAACCTAGTGACAATCGCCATAATACTGCATGCTATAATGGGTAGCAGTTGCTACTGGGATCGCTCGCACGGTGTAGGAGCGCAGGAGTCTTGCGAATAGAGCAGAGTGGTACGGTATCAGTAAACAATCGTCCTTTAGTTTGGAAGGCACGGTGAAACTATGATAGGGGGAGTCCTGGGGTTCATCGGTCGACACTGGCGCGGTATCCTGCTATGGGTGCTGGTTGCGATCGGTTTTTGGTGGTCTGTTGCCACCTTCGGCGCAGGCAACGTTCTGCAGATTCTGTTTCTCATCTTCGCCACGCTCTTCCAGCTTGCCTTTGCAATCCTCTTTGTCCTCATTCAATTCGTGGCGTTGTTCTGGTTCCTCGGCCGCGGACGTGTGTACTGGATCATGCCCGGGGGCGAGACCGGAATCTCCTTCAAAGATTATCGCGGAAACGAGCAAGTGCTGGAAGTTTCAGCGCGGATCGTGACTTTGCTGCGTGGTGTACGCGACTTCAAGCGTATGGGCGGCGAGGTTTCACGCGGCTTGCTACTTATTGGACCGCCAGGTACTGGTAAGACGTACTTAGCGCAGGCAATTGCTACCGAAGCAGGCGTGCCCTTTGCCTATGCGTCTGCGCCCGGCTTTCAGAACATGTTCATGGGTGTCGGTAACCTGCGTATCACGATGCTTTACGCAAAGGCGCGGCGGCTGGCGCGGCGCTATGGTTCCGCCATTATCTTCATCGATGAGATCGATGCCGTCGGCACAGCGCGTACCTCGCAAATGGGCGGAGGCGCGGGCATGATGGGCGGCATGTTTGGCGGCGGTGGGATGGGTATGCTCAATACGCTGCTTCTTGAGATGGATCCTCCCAATGTGGATACGAGTTGGAAGGCACGGATTTTGCGTCGCCTCGGTCTGCGTAGAGGGCGAATGGTGCAACCCGTAGTGTTAACTATTGGTGCGACGAACATATCTGAAGTGCTGGACCAGGCGCTGTTGCGACCGGGACGTTTCGACCGCAAGATTACGATTGACCCGCCCGATTTCGATGGTCGGAAAGACGTCATCCAATACTACGTGGATAAGGTACGTCACGACCCGAATATCGACCTTGACAAGATTGCCGCCGACACGGTGGGTTATACGCCTGTCAGCATCAAGTACCTGATCAACGAAGCGGCAGTCGTG
This region includes:
- a CDS encoding AAC(3) family N-acetyltransferase, coding for MTVDKSDIRAGLKELGIMTGDLLLVHSSLRSFGYVQGGANTVIDALLETVGDGGTVLVPTLTFSVLKSLPHRFSVRNSPSSSGLITETFRQRKNALRSRHPVSSAAAIGPDAAYLTADHRDTPCGPDSPYFRLYELGGKVVFFGASLGSNTVFHCAEEIARPAYLGFATIEDAVVVDADGRSRTVTARRYDCFDRGITRHLGNMEPVFRERGLLKRTVIGESRTYVINARENVDVSCETLTTNPDYILSPRS
- a CDS encoding AAA family ATPase → MIGGVLGFIGRHWRGILLWVLVAIGFWWSVATFGAGNVLQILFLIFATLFQLAFAILFVLIQFVALFWFLGRGRVYWIMPGGETGISFKDYRGNEQVLEVSARIVTLLRGVRDFKRMGGEVSRGLLLIGPPGTGKTYLAQAIATEAGVPFAYASAPGFQNMFMGVGNLRITMLYAKARRLARRYGSAIIFIDEIDAVGTARTSQMGGGAGMMGGMFGGGGMGMLNTLLLEMDPPNVDTSWKARILRRLGLRRGRMVQPVVLTIGATNISEVLDQALLRPGRFDRKITIDPPDFDGRKDVIQYYVDKVRHDPNIDLDKIAADTVGYTPVSIKYLINEAAVVAHFEGRDYISYQDFSQARETNEWGLRQPIRSMSDKERRRLAYHETGHAISMALLQPENKLYKVTIIRYGRALGLAASTPLEERYTQTREEILSEIKVALASRAAEELFLGTGLTGVTSDLQQATRLAMGYFGFYGMGNSFYSYLAMPSGLGGIDPDTKRRIEALLDEQYREVKQLLAEHADEVHIIAERLLEELELHGEDVKDILEAQRSQREPVGAGVAALTGYAGGLALGQESNGPSDSPGPNGNPVVSNDSQAESSEETDKEPDSQ